From Salipiger profundus, a single genomic window includes:
- the mnmH gene encoding tRNA 2-selenouridine(34) synthase MnmH: MARSYSSLNEIFDHGFDTVIDVRSPAEFAEDHVPGAISLPVLDNEERARVGTIYKQQSPFLARKLGAALVFRNAAGHIEGPLSHHDGGWRPLVYCWRGGQRSGALEWMLKEIGWRAEKIDGGYRTYRRLVTKALYEDSLPHRFIQLGGYTGTAKTALLPRLAARGVQVIDLEGLARHRGSLLGDMPGGQPSQKGFETELALALSKLDPARPVVVEAESSKVGQILVPPSLWAGMKAARWIEVGAPLEARAVYLDAAYDDILSDGDRLKAQLDPLRYHRGHALVDSWGALIDAGERIALCRSLAADHYDPAYEKSMAAMAPDVMERFETPTLDDAGLDRLADRIAERLHTSEM; encoded by the coding sequence ATGGCGCGCTCCTATTCTTCGCTCAACGAGATCTTCGATCACGGCTTCGACACGGTCATCGACGTGCGCAGCCCCGCCGAATTCGCCGAGGACCACGTGCCCGGCGCGATCAGCCTGCCGGTTCTCGACAACGAGGAACGCGCGCGGGTCGGGACGATCTACAAGCAGCAGAGCCCGTTCCTGGCCCGCAAGCTCGGGGCGGCGCTGGTGTTCCGCAATGCCGCCGGGCATATCGAGGGGCCGCTGTCGCATCACGACGGTGGCTGGCGGCCTCTGGTCTACTGCTGGCGGGGCGGGCAGCGCTCTGGCGCCCTCGAGTGGATGCTGAAGGAAATCGGCTGGCGGGCCGAGAAGATCGACGGCGGCTACCGGACCTACCGGCGCTTGGTCACCAAGGCGCTCTACGAGGACAGCCTGCCGCACCGCTTCATCCAGCTCGGCGGCTACACCGGCACCGCGAAGACGGCGCTGCTGCCGCGGCTGGCGGCGCGCGGCGTGCAGGTCATCGACCTCGAGGGGCTGGCGCGGCACAGGGGCTCGCTCCTGGGCGACATGCCGGGCGGGCAGCCGAGCCAGAAGGGCTTCGAGACGGAGCTTGCCCTGGCCCTGTCGAAGCTCGACCCGGCGCGGCCGGTGGTCGTCGAGGCCGAGAGCAGCAAGGTCGGGCAGATCCTCGTGCCGCCGTCGCTCTGGGCCGGGATGAAGGCCGCCCGCTGGATCGAGGTCGGCGCGCCGCTGGAGGCGCGGGCGGTCTACCTCGACGCGGCCTATGACGACATCCTTTCCGACGGCGACCGGCTCAAGGCGCAGCTCGATCCGCTGCGTTACCATCGCGGTCATGCGCTGGTCGACAGCTGGGGCGCGCTGATCGACGCGGGCGAGCGCATCGCGCTCTGCCGGTCGCTGGCCGCCGATCACTACGATCCGGCCTACGAGAAATCCATGGCGGCCATGGCGCCCGACGTGATGGAGCGGTTCGAGACGCCGACGCTGGACGACGCGGGTCTGGACCGGCTCGCCGACCGCATTGCCGAGAGGCTTCACACCAGCGAAATGTGA